In Parabacteroides timonensis, the following proteins share a genomic window:
- a CDS encoding sensor protein KdpD: MDREQSAQHFLDLLKKSRRGNFKIYIGMSAGVGKSYRMLSEAHQLLESGIDIKVGYIETHGRVETEALVDGLPIIPRRKIFYKGKEIEEMDLQSILSIHPEVVIVDELAHTNVEGSKNEKRWQDVMDILDAGISVITAVNIQHIEGLNEMVQDVVGIEVKERIPDIVLEQADEVVNIDLTADELLARLKAGKIYKPEKIQTALNNFFKPEHILQLRELALKEVALRVEKKVENTIPENLGVRHEKFMACISSNEKTPRKIIRKVARLATRYNSKFFVLYVQTPRESTDRIPLASQRHLLNHFKLATELGGEVVQVQSPHITDTIVQVCKEKQISTLCIGRPTLKFPSAILSMVHYRNLLEELALLGIDLIILA; the protein is encoded by the coding sequence ATGGATCGAGAACAAAGTGCACAACATTTTCTGGATTTGTTGAAAAAGTCTCGTCGTGGTAATTTTAAAATCTACATCGGCATGAGTGCCGGTGTAGGTAAATCGTATCGGATGTTATCGGAAGCCCACCAATTATTGGAAAGCGGCATTGATATCAAGGTCGGTTACATAGAAACACATGGGCGAGTCGAGACGGAGGCATTGGTGGATGGATTGCCAATCATACCCCGTCGTAAGATATTTTATAAAGGAAAAGAGATCGAGGAGATGGACTTGCAGTCGATTCTCAGTATCCATCCCGAAGTAGTCATCGTCGATGAATTGGCCCATACCAATGTCGAAGGCAGTAAGAACGAAAAACGCTGGCAAGATGTCATGGATATATTGGATGCCGGTATCAGTGTAATCACGGCAGTCAACATTCAGCATATTGAAGGGCTGAACGAGATGGTACAGGATGTGGTTGGAATCGAGGTCAAGGAACGTATTCCCGATATCGTGCTGGAACAAGCTGATGAAGTTGTTAACATAGACCTTACGGCTGATGAATTGTTGGCGCGGTTGAAAGCCGGAAAAATATACAAACCCGAAAAGATACAAACAGCATTAAATAATTTCTTTAAGCCGGAGCATATCCTTCAGCTTAGAGAGTTAGCCTTGAAAGAGGTTGCTTTACGGGTGGAAAAAAAGGTGGAGAATACCATTCCCGAGAATCTCGGCGTACGCCACGAAAAGTTTATGGCCTGTATCAGCAGCAATGAGAAAACTCCCCGTAAGATCATACGGAAAGTTGCGCGGTTGGCAACCCGGTATAATTCCAAATTCTTCGTATTGTATGTACAAACTCCCCGGGAGAGTACCGACAGGATTCCATTGGCAAGCCAAAGACATTTGTTGAACCATTTCAAGCTGGCAACGGAACTTGGAGGAGAAGTCGTCCAAGTGCAGTCTCCGCATATAACGGATACGATCGTGCAGGTTTGTAAAGAGAAACAAATCAGTACGCTCTGTATCGGACGACCGACCTTAAAATTTCCTTCCGCTATCCTGTCAATGGTTCATTATCGGAATCTATTAGAAGAATTAGCTCTATTGGGAATAGACTTAATTATTTTAGCGTAA